TTTAACTCATAACAGGGAAAAGCAAAGAGTTCTGCCTCGTGTTCTTGTAACCTTTATTTCATGAAGGACTGTTTTTTCTAGCGCAAACGATTTGAATCACCTCTGTTTAAATCTTTTTTCCACATTCCATGTCATTTAGACTTTTACTTTCAAAAGGGGAATAGTTTAAAACGACTTTGTTCAAGTGGGCTTTTGCAGGACTGCTTATTACCATTAAGTCTATTGTGAAGATTCTGATTTGCACTCTATAGTGTTACACTCTAATATTGAATCTTAAGTTCATTGTATGTGAGCAGCTTTACAGTATGTACTGTCTATTCTAAATGCATTTAAGTCTCACTGTATATTTGGAGAAAGCTAAAGCCAAGATACTTGTATTTGACCTTGCAAGACTGCTGACAAGAGACAACACTAATCAGCATATCCTCCCTGGGTTGGATTGCATAGCTCTAAAAGAATTTCCAATGCGTACAGACAACCTTGCCTGACTTCAAATGAGTAaaaagttttgggtttgtttgttttttttttttcccttaaccTATGCAGGTTTTTCCAGTTATGCATATAGAAAATGCTAGTGTCTTTTTGCTCACTCCATATGTAACAGATGACCTTATGTTGTGCTGTATCCTGTGCTTTTGTGGGACATTCCATTCAGGAACAGAGCACCATGATTCCAATCTGTGTATTTACTAACCCTGCCCTGAGGTTTGTGTATGTTGGATATTGTGGTGTTTTAGATCACTGTTTTGAGTGTACAGAAGAGAGAATTCAAGCATATTGctgttcagttttgtttgtgCAATTTGAAATTACGcgatttaaaaataaattactggaCTGTGGACATGCTGCACAGTGGTAGCTTCACTTTACTGTCTTCAAAAAGgaccttccaactcaaaccaagTATTACAGTGCTGCTGGTGTGGGGCAATGCAGGCAGGGGTCTGAGGGGGCCAGTAGAAGAGCAGCAATGGGGACCAGTAGTGGGGTCTTGCACTGAGGGGGCGATACAGGAAAATATGTAATGCTTTTTCTATAGAAAGATGatgacagagagaagaaaatagcaCTTTTCACCAGTTGGCTGCACTGTGGTCAACTCCAGCAGATTTGAGCAGATGATACATTAGGATTGTGGTAGGGTGTGCCAGTTCAATTGAGATCATGTTCTAGGTATGTAAATTGCCTTAAACATATTTAGCTTCAAATAAAATTGACTTAAATGTTTCTCTATGAATACTGTCATATTTGAGTGTAATGAGTGTTACAGCACTGGCCAGGTTTGTGTTTGTGAGAGCTGTCAGAGCTCCTGTCTCAACCAGGGGCCACACTTGGTGCCAGGATCCAACTCTGAGGCCAAATCCCCTTCTCCCTTGCTCCTGGGAACCCCACAGTTGTGTCTCTGAAAGGATTATGCCTGAGAGGTGCAGTATAAAACTCACGTCAGCCCCTCTGACATTCCTCCTGGGTCTGTAAACATGACTGATGGAGACAAATCCTTCTGTTCCCTCTCTTACAACCTATTTCTTTGGTGCTCAGCTGGAAAACATGGCCATGAGGCTGTAAAAGGTGCTCAACAGAATTCTTACAAACCAGATTTGTTACAAAACTGCCCTGCAGAAATTCCACCTGCTAAAAGTGCAGGGAACTTGCCTATTTACAATCAGAGCTGCAAGGGAGCTGTAGAGGTAGAATTTACTTGAGCTGTGATCAGTGTGCTCTGAACTGCCCAGTAACATTTGTAACTCCTTCCTTAGACCCGGGAGGATGGTTAACCCCGAGTAACACAGGATTTAAGTGTGGCCCTGtgtgccagcctggctgtgTGAGGGTAACTCCCTCCACCTCGGCTAAACTGCACATTTTTGCAGGTGTAGGAGCCACACAGACCCATCCAGAGGGGAGCTCAGCTTACAGCTGCTCCCCACAACTATTTACCAGCTCCTAAGGCTTGGGCTGCAAACCCAGTTTAACCAGTCAGTCTCACACCAGTTACAGGTTATTGCATCAGTTGCTCTCCCAGAACTGGGGCAGGACGTTGGCTGTAGTTCCCCCCAAGCAATCTGGGGCGATTTTTAACTGCTTCACCTGCCAATCCTTTCTGAATTAAAGAATGTATCTCTTCAAAAACAGGCAGAAAGGGGAAACCTTACCATTTTGAGCACATGAGACAAATTCTCTTGAACTTTGCTACCACTCACCACACAAAATCCTCAGCCCATTGCACAAGTTGTAAATATTGGGGGTTCCTTCCTGGGGGTAGTAAAACTCTGCCACCTCTGCTTTCTTCAACTCCCCTGAGCcaactgttttctttccccctttggAACATAACACACAAGCCAGAGAAACTCATGATTTACAAATGTAAACCTTACaaaacttattttatttaaactgaGAGCATATGGAAAAACGCCCAAACTTGGATTGTAACCCTTCAGTACTGACATACATCAACTATTTTGGTCCTAGTTTAGAAGAGTTTAAGGTGACCAGAGACTTTATCTATGACATCAGCTGGCCCTGGTCCGATGCCGAGGACGGTCCTGGAGCCTGGAGCTATCTGAGTACGCCCAGCATCCTGGATCAAGCTCACCGTCAGTCCCAGGCGCTTTGCCTCAGCCAGGAGCTGGGCCAGAGTCTCCTCATCAGGAGCTTTGAGGACTATTTTGGGTTGCCCACAGTACTCCCACTGCTTCAGGAGCTCGGGATTCCTTCTCTCCACTTGCTTGtaggcagagacagcagcgtGGGAACACTGGGCTGCCACTTTGCCCTTGCCCATCTTGAGGTCCTGGCGGACGATCAGCACCATCTTGAACTCCCCGGACTCTGCCATGACGTCTGCCTCGCCCTCCAGGGTGCTGGGAGGTGCAGGTGTTCCTGCTTTGCGCTTCCTCAGGAGCCTCTCGCggatgccccatcccaggcacagGCCGCACGCGACTCCAGCCACGACGCCGAGGAGCTTGGTGAGATAGTCCATGGTGGATTCTGGACACTGGCTATGGAAGGGGAGAAGAGAATTTACTGGAGCATTTGGGGAGCTCTCACCCGGTTATCTGGAAACAAACAACACTTGTTAGAAACACAAAAGGGCAATTCCAGCTTCACTCATTGGGAAAAGATGTTCAGAGACACCTTTCCTGGTGCGCggtctcctccttccccagccacagGTTTCTAACTGCAGACACGTCACTGGTGGCAGGTTTCAGCTCAGGAACAGAGCTAATAACAAATGGcaaattatcacagaatcacagagtggtttgggttgggaaggaccttgaagatcacccagttccatccctgccatgggcacgaacacttcccactatcccaggttgctccaacctggccttggacacttgcagggatggggcagccacagcttctctgggcagcctgtgccagggcctcatcaccctcacagggaagaattcatCCTAAtctcccatctaaccctgctctctctcaatttgaagccattcccccttgtcctgtcactccatgctccATCTTTCCTCCAAGtccccttcaggcactggaaggccacaattaggtcaccccacagccttctccgggctgaacaaccccaattctCTCCGCCTTTCCTCACGCCAAAACTACACCTAAAAATGCGCAGAGAACCGGTAAAACGCTGGAGGGTTTTACGCCAACACCCCAAAATCAGTTCGGTGCCGGTCCCCGGGAGCAGAGCGGGGCCGCCTCCGGCCCCACCTCGGCAGCTCCGGCCCCGCC
This is a stretch of genomic DNA from Pseudopipra pipra isolate bDixPip1 chromosome 21, bDixPip1.hap1, whole genome shotgun sequence. It encodes these proteins:
- the PTRH2 gene encoding peptidyl-tRNA hydrolase 2, mitochondrial isoform X1; this translates as MAPRGSEGPARSIPARSVPPFPPQAPTAAGLAGPELPSQCPESTMDYLTKLLGVVAGVACGLCLGWGIRERLLRKRKAGTPAPPSTLEGEADVMAESGEFKMVLIVRQDLKMGKGKVAAQCSHAAVSAYKQVERRNPELLKQWEYCGQPKIVLKAPDEETLAQLLAEAKRLGLTVSLIQDAGRTQIAPGSRTVLGIGPGPADVIDKVSGHLKLF
- the PTRH2 gene encoding peptidyl-tRNA hydrolase 2, mitochondrial isoform X2, which translates into the protein MDYLTKLLGVVAGVACGLCLGWGIRERLLRKRKAGTPAPPSTLEGEADVMAESGEFKMVLIVRQDLKMGKGKVAAQCSHAAVSAYKQVERRNPELLKQWEYCGQPKIVLKAPDEETLAQLLAEAKRLGLTVSLIQDAGRTQIAPGSRTVLGIGPGPADVIDKVSGHLKLF